The sequence AGTTCGTATACCAGTTATTATCAACATTATTCTCATATTCATCTGGTCCGGTAACGCCGAAAATCATATAACGGTCATGACGCTTACTATAGTCAACCCGATCAGCCCAGAAACGAGAAATTTCAGTTAAGATCTTACTACCTTCATTGAGAACAAAGGACTTATCACCTGTATAACGAGTATAGTTGTAAATAGCAAACGCTATATCACCGTTACGGTGAATTTCTTCAAAGGTGATTTCCCATTCGTTATGGCATTCAATTCCATTGAAAGTAACCATTGGGAACAAAGCACCTTTTAATCCTTGCTCTTTGGCATTGACGTAAGCTCCGTCCAATTGGTTATAACGATACATTAGCAAGTTTCTCGAAACATCTGGTTGAGTGATACCTAAGTAAACTGGAATACAAAAGGCTTCGGTATCCCAATAAGTAGCACCACCATACTTTTCACCAGTAAAGCCCTTTGGACCAATGTTTAAACGAGAATCTTCTCCAGAATAAGTTGTCAATAAACCGAATAAATTGAAACGCATACCTTGTTGAGCATCCGTATCGCCATCAATTTTAATATCTGATTGGCTCCAACGTTGATCCCAAACATTTTTATGCTCGCTAAGCAATTGTTCATAAGAGAATTTGGTTGTTTTAGCACTGACAGCTTCTAGTGCATCTCTTAGATCATCAACTGTTTCATAATCGCGTGATGTCAAAACAACGACACGCTTTTCGATCGAACCGACTTCTTCTGGTTTCAAAGTCTTTTGGAAAGTTCTGCTTGTTTCTAAATCAGTAACCTTTTGATCAACTTCATCTAAGTCTGTCACATATTTGGCATCCATCCCCGAAGTAAATCTTGGTGTACCAAAGTCATTAGGCTTAGTCTTAGCAATCAAATAGTCTTCGTTAATTTCTAGAACTTGCCAGAAACGTTCGTCATAGTTAGCATCTTCATTTTTTACGTCAGCATCAATACTTGAGATGACCTTAACAGTCACATTTTGATCAGAAAGGTTCTCAAAAGTTACTTTTTGAACTGATAAATTCTTTTGAGCAGCACTCAAAAATCTAATGAAATTAAATTTAATCTTCTTACCATCTTTATCAACGATAAATGATCTCGATAAAGTGGCATCTTTCATATTTAAGTCGAGAGTGAAATCACTAATTGTATCTTTATTTAAATCTAATTTTGATCCATCGATCAAGAAATTCATTTTAATAAAGTTGACTGCATTAATGACCTTTCCAAAATACTTAGGATAGCCATTCTTCCACCAACCGACACGTGTTTTATCAGGGAACCAAACCCCTGCTAAGTAAATTCCCGGAAGACTATCCCCTGAATAATCTTCTTCGAAATTACCTCTCATCCCCATGTATCCGTTACCTAAACTCGTAATACTTTCTTGGAGTCTTTTATTATCTTTATCTAAATTGTGGGTTAAAACATTCCAAGGACTAACTTCAAAAATCCTTTGCATTTTGACACCTCCTATAAAAAAAGGTAATTAGGTAAACACCTAATTACCTTTTATAATCCTTAAAGAATTGTTTCTTCTGTATCTTTGTCAAAGTAATGTGCTTTTGTCATTTCAAAAGCCATTTGAACGTTATCGCCAGGTTCTCTATGATCACGTGCATCAACTTTTGCAATAAAGTCAGTTCCACCGAGATTAGAGTAAAGGATTGATTCAGCACCTAGCAATTCGGAAACTTGAATCTTAGCATTAATTATGGCATCA comes from Companilactobacillus pabuli and encodes:
- a CDS encoding glycoside hydrolase family 65 protein; protein product: MQRIFEVSPWNVLTHNLDKDNKRLQESITSLGNGYMGMRGNFEEDYSGDSLPGIYLAGVWFPDKTRVGWWKNGYPKYFGKVINAVNFIKMNFLIDGSKLDLNKDTISDFTLDLNMKDATLSRSFIVDKDGKKIKFNFIRFLSAAQKNLSVQKVTFENLSDQNVTVKVISSIDADVKNEDANYDERFWQVLEINEDYLIAKTKPNDFGTPRFTSGMDAKYVTDLDEVDQKVTDLETSRTFQKTLKPEEVGSIEKRVVVLTSRDYETVDDLRDALEAVSAKTTKFSYEQLLSEHKNVWDQRWSQSDIKIDGDTDAQQGMRFNLFGLLTTYSGEDSRLNIGPKGFTGEKYGGATYWDTEAFCIPVYLGITQPDVSRNLLMYRYNQLDGAYVNAKEQGLKGALFPMVTFNGIECHNEWEITFEEIHRNGDIAFAIYNYTRYTGDKSFVLNEGSKILTEISRFWADRVDYSKRHDRYMIFGVTGPDEYENNVDNNWYTNFLAKWTLKYTLQILGEVSKEQFDKLAVSKAEMDQWQDIIDKMYLPYDEDLGIFVQHDGYLNKNHDPVSTIPKDQLPINQHWSWDKILRSPYIKQGDVLQGIWDFIDEFSEREKKRNFDFYEPMTVHESSLSPAIHSVLAADLHYEEKAVALYERTARLDLDNYNNDTADGLHITSMTGGWLAMVQGFAGMRVADDGTLSYKPFLPKKWNSYSFRQVFRNRVIEVSVSSDGPQFKLISGEPLQIQVYGKPQMLK